The proteins below come from a single Parageobacillus thermoglucosidasius genomic window:
- a CDS encoding zinc-ribbon domain-containing protein, with protein sequence MNNITNRNLNIKGIMSVLWDKDKNKRLLGKTFDQVTCKDTYDAYWICQYENRGCSFIKSPKQVYQAIYNGSPVCNICNEVPYEKSIAYKAPKRVEMYWNFEKNSANNVFPEYTSYQSNRKIYVMCSTHNWGINEEKMQRCADLVDHVPCPYCSGELATPENNLKVRFPHIAKELHPDYNAELIPPFSSKSYPFWCELCQDYYTKQVKLRTSQHQGCPKHKSAHQNSKTQGLLLLLFNEIIGGFKKHKLKDKKWSNGNSVEIDIYSMTLRLAIEYDGAQHGTANRVTSDQKKNDMLQNHNEVSIFIRIREEGLPPLKYHDNQFEVSCGKHEPSYRFLIPAIQKTLQIIKNKYELPIMEYSEQQLSIMIDNLLAQVEGNAFIVKENSFAEFAPGLLRHLDSDNKNPFTVSKGSHHTFNVRCPNCGYRFPKNQSEAKNLISSKGRCKKCLYYVENIHIKNSPLVRWHRTVPFNKSLAGNNPIIAKFYSKKNVIPADKISYKSKYPAIWNCPFCLGEYTSTNYTQLKNGCKCKICNKKAIEFAEKEYHNNTTGNL encoded by the coding sequence ATGAATAACATTACGAATAGGAATTTAAACATTAAAGGCATTATGAGCGTTCTTTGGGATAAAGATAAGAACAAACGGTTGCTTGGCAAAACATTCGATCAAGTAACATGCAAAGATACATATGACGCATATTGGATTTGTCAATATGAAAATAGAGGTTGCTCATTTATTAAGTCTCCCAAACAAGTGTACCAGGCTATATATAATGGTTCACCTGTTTGCAATATTTGCAATGAGGTACCGTATGAAAAAAGCATCGCTTATAAAGCGCCTAAACGAGTTGAGATGTACTGGAATTTTGAAAAAAATAGTGCAAATAATGTATTTCCTGAATACACATCATATCAATCAAATCGTAAAATATACGTTATGTGTAGCACACATAACTGGGGAATAAATGAAGAAAAAATGCAACGATGTGCAGACTTAGTTGATCATGTACCCTGTCCATACTGTAGCGGAGAACTTGCAACTCCTGAAAATAATTTAAAAGTTCGTTTTCCACACATAGCAAAAGAATTACACCCTGATTACAACGCTGAGTTAATTCCACCATTTTCATCAAAGAGTTACCCTTTTTGGTGTGAACTTTGTCAGGATTACTACACAAAACAAGTGAAACTGAGAACTTCACAACATCAAGGTTGTCCCAAACATAAAAGTGCGCATCAAAACTCAAAAACACAAGGTTTGCTACTTCTCCTATTCAACGAAATTATTGGTGGTTTTAAAAAACATAAGTTAAAAGATAAAAAATGGTCAAATGGAAATTCAGTTGAAATTGACATATATAGTATGACTTTAAGGTTGGCAATCGAATATGACGGTGCACAACATGGGACAGCGAATCGAGTAACAAGTGATCAGAAAAAAAATGACATGCTACAAAATCATAACGAGGTATCAATCTTTATCAGGATAAGAGAAGAAGGTTTACCACCGTTAAAATATCATGATAATCAATTTGAAGTCAGTTGCGGGAAACATGAGCCAAGCTACCGATTTTTGATTCCTGCTATTCAGAAAACCCTTCAAATTATCAAAAACAAATATGAATTGCCAATAATGGAGTATTCGGAACAACAATTATCCATTATGATAGATAATCTCCTAGCTCAGGTAGAGGGAAATGCTTTTATAGTTAAAGAAAACAGCTTTGCCGAATTTGCACCTGGTCTTCTCAGACACTTAGACTCTGACAACAAAAATCCTTTTACTGTTTCAAAAGGTTCACATCATACCTTCAATGTAAGATGTCCTAATTGTGGATATAGATTTCCAAAAAATCAAAGTGAAGCTAAAAACTTAATTTCTTCGAAAGGGAGATGTAAAAAATGTCTATATTACGTGGAAAATATTCATATAAAAAACAGCCCACTCGTTAGATGGCATAGAACCGTTCCGTTTAACAAAAGTCTTGCAGGAAATAACCCTATTATTGCAAAATTCTACTCCAAAAAGAACGTTATCCCTGCTGACAAAATATCTTATAAAAGCAAATATCCTGCAATTTGGAATTGTCCATTTTGTTTAGGTGAGTATACTTCCACAAATTATACTCAGTTAAAAAATGGATGTAAATGCAAAATTTGCAACAAAAAAGCCATAGAATTTGCTGAAAAAGAGTATCACAATAACACAACGGGAAACCTTTGA
- a CDS encoding AAA family ATPase, whose protein sequence is MKLVKVILENFRSYQERTEVEIDNLTAFIGKNDIGKSTILEALEIFFNNNLVKIDPSDACVYSDSKIVKIGCVFTDFPEEIVLDSSSKTDLISEFLVNKDGYLEIIKEYNCGLKNPKEKVMLKAYHPTKPELKDLIHLKNSELKNKVKQLGINTEDIDLRSNVSIRKAIREHYEDLELKEVLIPLETGDAKTIWTQLEKALPIYALFQSDRSSSDQDAEIQDPMKIAIIEALKTVQDDLENIKNTVTKKVLEIANDTLDKLKEIDEELANQLSPRFKNEPKWDKVFNITINGDDDIPINKRGSGVRRLILLNFFRAEAERKKRENQSSSIIYAIEEPETSQHPNNQILLIKALKELAETDNTQVLITTHVPAIASLLPTDSIRFIKKHANGTKQIYSKNTINFDEIAETLGIFPDVNREVKVLICVEGPTDVSFINHVSKLYHEKDSTYPDILNDKRIVIIPLGGNTLKDWVEHKYLRKLGIPEIHFYDLDNKDKPKYQEIVDKINARNDGSKAFMTDKREIENYIAPSLIKQIMNIDVEFDDFDDVPLIVAKALHEKDPNSKPWEQLDDKKIKKKVSSVKKRLSSEVVPAMTYDLLCKQDTNKIFEKLLTEIKMLCSDYIVAR, encoded by the coding sequence ATGAAATTAGTAAAAGTGATACTTGAAAATTTTAGATCTTATCAGGAAAGAACTGAAGTGGAGATTGACAATTTAACGGCTTTTATCGGCAAAAATGATATTGGTAAATCAACAATTCTAGAAGCTTTAGAAATCTTTTTTAATAATAATCTAGTCAAAATTGACCCTTCTGATGCATGTGTTTATTCAGACAGTAAAATTGTCAAAATCGGATGCGTTTTTACTGATTTTCCTGAAGAAATTGTTCTTGACAGTAGTTCTAAAACAGATTTAATCTCTGAATTTCTTGTAAATAAAGACGGATATTTAGAAATTATTAAAGAATATAATTGCGGACTTAAAAACCCCAAAGAAAAGGTAATGCTGAAAGCATACCATCCAACAAAACCAGAATTGAAGGATTTAATACATCTAAAAAATAGTGAGTTAAAAAACAAAGTTAAACAATTAGGAATTAACACAGAAGACATTGATTTACGATCAAATGTAAGTATAAGAAAAGCAATACGGGAACATTATGAGGATTTAGAATTAAAAGAAGTACTTATTCCTTTAGAAACAGGAGATGCCAAAACAATTTGGACACAACTTGAGAAAGCATTACCAATTTATGCCTTATTTCAATCTGACAGGTCAAGCAGCGATCAAGATGCGGAAATACAAGACCCAATGAAAATTGCAATTATCGAAGCATTAAAAACTGTCCAAGATGATTTAGAAAATATAAAAAATACTGTTACAAAAAAAGTTCTTGAAATTGCAAACGATACTTTAGACAAACTAAAAGAAATAGATGAAGAACTTGCTAATCAATTATCTCCTCGTTTTAAAAATGAACCAAAATGGGACAAGGTATTTAATATAACAATTAATGGAGATGATGATATACCCATTAACAAACGTGGAAGTGGTGTAAGACGATTAATTTTATTAAATTTCTTCCGTGCCGAAGCTGAACGAAAAAAACGAGAAAACCAATCTTCTTCAATAATTTATGCTATTGAAGAACCCGAAACTTCTCAACATCCAAATAATCAAATACTTTTAATAAAAGCTTTGAAGGAATTAGCTGAAACTGATAATACTCAAGTCCTCATAACTACACATGTCCCTGCAATCGCCAGTTTATTACCTACTGATAGCATACGATTTATCAAAAAACATGCGAATGGAACAAAGCAAATTTACAGCAAAAATACAATTAATTTTGATGAAATCGCTGAGACCCTTGGAATTTTTCCAGATGTGAATCGAGAAGTCAAAGTTTTGATATGTGTTGAAGGTCCAACTGATGTTTCCTTTATTAATCATGTAAGTAAACTATATCATGAAAAAGATTCTACATATCCAGATATTCTTAATGACAAAAGAATAGTTATAATCCCATTAGGAGGTAATACATTAAAGGATTGGGTGGAACATAAATATTTACGAAAACTTGGAATACCTGAAATTCATTTTTACGATCTTGATAATAAGGATAAACCAAAGTACCAAGAAATAGTTGATAAAATTAACGCTAGAAATGATGGTTCTAAGGCATTTATGACTGATAAAAGAGAAATTGAAAACTATATAGCTCCATCTTTGATTAAACAAATTATGAATATAGACGTAGAATTCGATGACTTTGATGATGTACCATTAATAGTTGCAAAAGCTCTACACGAAAAAGATCCGAATAGCAAACCATGGGAACAATTAGATGATAAAAAAATAAAGAAGAAAGTAAGCAGTGTCAAAAAACGTTTAAGTTCAGAGGTAGTACCAGCCATGACATATGATTTATTATGTAAACAGGATACAAATAAAATTTTCGAGAAACTTCTTACAGAAATAAAAATGCTTTGTTCAGATTATATCGTTGCCAGATAA